The genomic region ATGCCGCCCTGTGGCAGCGCTCGATCGGGGACGAGCCGGCCTGGGACAGCCCATGGGGTCGCGGGCGGCCCGGCTGGCACGCCGAGTGCACGGCCATGGCCGTCTCCACCTTCGGGCCGACAGTCGACCTACATGTGGGCGGGCAGGAGCTGGCTTTCCCTCACCACGCCTACGAGTCCGCCCAGGCCGAGGCCTACACCGGGGTGGCTCCCTTCGCCCGGGCCTGGTTGCATACCGGCACGGTCATGCTCGGGGGAGAGAAGATGGCCAAGTCCGCCGGAAACCTGGTGTTCGTGGGTGACCTGCTGAAGCGGTACCCGCCGGGAGCGTTGCGCTACTTGATCCTCTCCCGGTCCTGGGGCGAGCCCTGGGATTTCGCCGAGGAGGACCTCAATGCCGCGGCTGCCCATGTGGAAACGCTGTGGAGCTACGCCGCCAAGCCCGGAGGCTCCACCGGCGCGGGCCGGGCGGTTGTGTCGACCCTGCTGGCCAACCTCGACGTACAAGGGGCTCTCGGCGTTGCCGAGGAGGCAGGCGGCCAGGTGCTCCGGGAGCTGGTCGGCCTGCTGGGCCTGCAATAGGTGCCGGAGCGGAGACGCGCCTTCCAGTGACAAATGGCACCCCGGCGCTGAACCGATGCGCGAGAGTGGGAACCCGCTGTGGCGCCGCTGGCGACAGCTCCATCCTGCCGGCCGCGGCGAGCAGCAGGAGAGGGTTGCGCAGCTGTCGGCCCAGCACCGCCACGGGCCTGACCGCGTGACTGCCCAGCACATTCGGGCCCAGCCGTTCGAGGCGCTCGGCGGCCTCGGCCGTGGAGAGCCCGCCCGGCCCGTTTCTCAGCCGTCCGAGAGCCTCGTCGCAGGACAGAGCGCCGGCGGTCACCATGTCCAGCCGGGGCCAGACGCGAAGCTCAGGACCGGGGACGCCACTCCACCAGGATCCCTACCGCAGCCGGGGTGCGCTTGAAGCGGTTGACAGCACCGGCGTGGCACCGCTCACACGGTCGGCGCCCTTCGGCTCCGGTCGAGGCCGGGGAGCACTTCGTTTAGCACCCAGGCCAGGGTCTGGACCCGATCGGAGCAGCGTCTCGATCGCCGTGGGCAGCGACAGGAACCCTTGGGGTCGGCCGTCGGGCTCGATCACGAGGAGGTGGCGCACGTGGTGGCGGACCATCATCCGCACTGCGTCGGCCAGGGTGGTGGTCGTCGTCGCCCAGACCGGAGCCAACGAGGCAACCTCGCCGACCGGCGCGTCGGGTCCCATGCCGGCGGCCAGGCCGGAGGCCAAGTCGTGGTCAGTCACCAGCTCAGCTGGTCCTGTTCCGACCAGCAGACATGACGACTGGCGGTCCTGCATGAGCGCGGCAGCTTCCCGCAGGGTGGCCGAGCGGCTCACCCGGACCGGGGGGTCGAGCGCCAACGAGGCCAGGTGCAGGTCTCCGGGTGCCCCGGTGTGCATCATCGTCATGGCGCGAGTCTCGGCCAACGTCCGTGTCCTTGGAAGGGCCAGAAGTCCCCAAGTTTGGATGCCGGAGACCGAAGCCAAGCCAGGCCGCGGCAGCCGGGGCGAGGGCCGGAGTCCCAGAAATCCCACAGGAGAAGTTGTGACATTCGGCCCCTCCGCCGGACCAGCTGAGAGAGTTCCATGGAACCAGGACAATCGGCAGGTCGTAATCGAGGAGTGAGGACGATGCAACTGAGGGAGCGTCTCAGGAGGGCGCCCGTCACGGCTCCTCCCACCTGCTCATGCCAGGAGGCAGCGCAGATCATGGCCTCGTACGACGTGGGGTCCTTGCTCGTGGTCGACGCTGGTCGGCTGGTCGGCATCGTGACCGACCGGGACCTCGTTGTGCGAGCCTTCTCTTCCGGCATGGATTCCGCCACATCGTTGGCTGACGTGATGACGGCCAGTCCCGTGAGCGTCCAGGGGGGTTCCGACATCTCCGTGGCAGCCGACGTGATGGCCTGCGCGGGGGTCCGGCGCGTTCCGGTCCTCGAAGGCACCGAGGTGGCAGGTGTGGTGAGCCTCGATGACGTGCTCAGGGATTGGCCTGTCTGGATACAACCTCGTCGTCACCTGATGCCGCGCCCCATGGTCCTCGGGATCCGACACCGACGCCATCGTGCGCCGGTGCCACTCCACCCCTCTCGGCGCCCGGGCCTGAGCGGATTGCCTGCCCTAAGGGGGTGTGGGATGTCGCGGTCGGTCGCATGACCGCCTAGGAAGGGCGGCGGCCATGCTGCGCTCCGCCCTC from Acidimicrobiales bacterium harbors:
- a CDS encoding class I tRNA ligase family protein, which codes for AALWQRSIGDEPAWDSPWGRGRPGWHAECTAMAVSTFGPTVDLHVGGQELAFPHHAYESAQAEAYTGVAPFARAWLHTGTVMLGGEKMAKSAGNLVFVGDLLKRYPPGALRYLILSRSWGEPWDFAEEDLNAAAAHVETLWSYAAKPGGSTGAGRAVVSTLLANLDVQGALGVAEEAGGQVLRELVGLLGLQ
- a CDS encoding CBS domain-containing protein, which encodes MAETRAMTMMHTGAPGDLHLASLALDPPVRVSRSATLREAAALMQDRQSSCLLVGTGPAELVTDHDLASGLAAGMGPDAPVGEVASLAPVWATTTTTLADAVRMMVRHHVRHLLVIEPDGRPQGFLSLPTAIETLLRSGPDPGLGAKRSAPRPRPEPKGADRVSGATPVLSTASSAPRLR